Proteins encoded together in one Longimicrobium sp. window:
- the topA gene encoding type I DNA topoisomerase — MADKKKTRLVVVESPTKAKTIRSFLPAGYRVAASMGHVRDLPESASEIPATLKGQEWARLGVNVDNDFEPVYVIPGGKRKVVSELRELLKDADELVVATDEDREGESIGWHLVEVLKPKVPCSRIVFHEITPEAIRAALEHPRRIDDDLVRAQETRRILDRLVGYTVSPLLWKKIATGLSAGRVQSVAVRLLVVRERERRAFRSAVYWDLKASLLRGVAPFSAMLQSVGGKRVATGRDFDENTGRLKTQGVVLLGSEEATALRERLQDAAWKVVETEEKPSIRRPYPPFTTSTLQQEANRKLRLSSRDTMRIAQRLYEEGFITYMRTDSVHLSDQAMKAARTRIRALYGEEYLSPSPRQFTTTSKGAQEAHEAIRPAGTEMRTPEETGLRGQEAALYELIWKRTVASQMADARQTHLTALIEAADAVFRASGKRIDFPGFFRAYVEGSDDPDAALEDREEPLPPLARGDSVALRGLEALKHETQPPARYTEATLVKMLEAEGIGRPSTYASIIGTIIDRGYVERVSNQLVPTFTAFAVTTLLEKNFPHLVDTRFTARMEEQLDEIAEGEAEWLPYLRDFFSGPEGLGEMVNRGQAEIDPREASTVHLEGLPARVRIGRFGPFVEREEGEGTVTASLPDGIAPADLSEEQVERLVRAKTEGPEKLGIDPDTGKPVLMLEGRFGPYVQLGEATEDEKKPKRASLPKGMNPAEVTLEMALRWLSLPRTLGKHPDDGEEVKAGIGRFGPFVVHGNDFRSLEKTDDVYTVAFERAIELLSKPKGGRGQRKAIEPLRTLGAHPANGEPVTLWEGRYGPYVKHGDVNASLPKGVSPDDFTLEAAVPLLAERALTAKPAKGRRGAAKRGAASSPRSTTRTAKSAATKASAAKKPSTAKPKSKTAASAKKAAAKKATTRRAAPK, encoded by the coding sequence ATGGCGGACAAGAAGAAGACCCGGCTGGTGGTGGTGGAAAGCCCCACGAAAGCCAAGACCATCCGCTCGTTCCTCCCGGCCGGCTACCGCGTGGCCGCGTCGATGGGCCACGTGCGCGACCTTCCCGAGTCGGCCAGCGAGATCCCCGCCACGCTGAAGGGGCAGGAGTGGGCGCGCCTGGGCGTGAACGTGGACAACGACTTCGAGCCCGTCTATGTGATCCCCGGCGGGAAGCGCAAGGTGGTGAGCGAGCTGCGCGAGCTGCTGAAGGACGCCGACGAGCTGGTGGTCGCCACCGACGAAGACCGCGAGGGCGAGAGCATCGGCTGGCACCTGGTGGAGGTCCTGAAGCCCAAGGTGCCGTGCTCGCGGATCGTCTTCCACGAGATCACCCCCGAGGCTATCCGCGCCGCGCTGGAGCACCCGCGCCGCATCGACGACGACCTGGTGCGCGCGCAGGAGACGCGGCGCATCCTCGATCGTCTCGTCGGCTACACGGTCAGCCCGCTGCTGTGGAAGAAGATCGCCACCGGGCTATCCGCCGGCCGCGTGCAGTCCGTCGCCGTCCGCCTGCTGGTCGTCCGCGAGCGGGAGCGGCGCGCGTTCCGCTCGGCCGTGTACTGGGACCTGAAGGCGTCGCTGCTGCGGGGCGTTGCGCCCTTCTCCGCGATGCTGCAGTCGGTGGGCGGGAAGCGGGTGGCCACCGGGCGCGACTTCGACGAGAACACCGGGCGGCTGAAGACGCAGGGTGTCGTCCTCCTCGGATCGGAGGAGGCCACGGCGCTGCGCGAGCGGCTGCAGGACGCGGCGTGGAAGGTGGTGGAGACGGAGGAGAAGCCCTCCATCCGCCGCCCCTACCCGCCGTTCACCACCTCCACGCTGCAGCAGGAGGCCAACCGCAAGCTGCGCCTGTCCTCGCGCGACACCATGCGCATCGCGCAGCGGCTGTACGAGGAGGGGTTCATCACCTATATGCGCACCGACTCGGTCCACCTTTCGGACCAGGCGATGAAGGCGGCGCGCACCCGCATCCGCGCACTGTACGGCGAGGAGTATCTCAGTCCGTCGCCCCGCCAGTTCACGACGACGAGCAAGGGCGCGCAGGAGGCCCACGAGGCCATCCGCCCCGCGGGGACGGAGATGCGCACGCCCGAGGAGACGGGGCTGCGCGGGCAGGAGGCGGCGCTGTACGAACTGATCTGGAAGCGCACGGTGGCCAGCCAGATGGCCGACGCGCGCCAGACGCACCTGACGGCGCTGATCGAGGCGGCGGACGCGGTATTCCGCGCAAGCGGCAAGCGGATCGACTTCCCCGGCTTCTTCCGCGCCTACGTGGAGGGATCGGACGATCCGGACGCGGCGCTGGAGGACCGCGAGGAGCCGCTTCCGCCGCTGGCGCGCGGCGACAGCGTGGCGCTGCGCGGGCTGGAGGCGCTGAAGCACGAGACCCAGCCGCCGGCGCGCTACACCGAGGCCACGCTGGTGAAGATGCTGGAGGCGGAGGGGATCGGCCGCCCGAGCACGTATGCGTCCATCATCGGCACCATCATCGACCGCGGCTACGTGGAGCGGGTGTCGAACCAGCTGGTGCCCACCTTCACCGCCTTCGCCGTCACCACGCTGCTGGAGAAGAACTTCCCGCACCTGGTGGACACGCGCTTCACGGCGCGGATGGAGGAGCAGCTGGACGAGATCGCGGAGGGCGAGGCGGAGTGGCTGCCGTACCTGCGCGACTTCTTCTCCGGCCCCGAGGGGCTGGGCGAGATGGTGAACCGGGGGCAGGCGGAGATCGACCCCCGCGAGGCGAGTACCGTCCACCTGGAAGGCCTCCCGGCGCGGGTGCGGATCGGGCGCTTCGGGCCGTTCGTGGAGCGCGAGGAGGGCGAGGGGACGGTGACCGCGTCGCTCCCCGACGGGATCGCGCCGGCGGACCTCTCCGAGGAGCAGGTGGAGCGCCTGGTCCGCGCGAAGACGGAGGGGCCGGAAAAGCTGGGGATCGATCCCGATACGGGGAAGCCGGTGCTGATGCTGGAGGGGCGCTTCGGCCCGTACGTGCAGCTGGGCGAGGCGACGGAGGACGAGAAGAAGCCCAAGCGCGCCTCGCTGCCCAAGGGGATGAACCCCGCGGAGGTGACGCTGGAGATGGCACTGCGCTGGCTCTCGCTCCCGCGCACCCTTGGCAAGCACCCGGACGACGGCGAGGAGGTGAAGGCGGGGATCGGGCGCTTCGGCCCGTTCGTGGTGCACGGCAACGACTTCCGCTCGCTGGAGAAGACGGATGACGTGTACACCGTGGCCTTCGAGCGCGCGATCGAGCTGCTGTCGAAGCCCAAGGGCGGGCGCGGCCAGCGGAAGGCGATCGAGCCGCTGCGCACGCTGGGCGCGCACCCGGCGAACGGCGAGCCGGTGACGCTGTGGGAGGGCCGCTACGGCCCCTACGTGAAGCACGGCGACGTGAACGCGTCGCTGCCGAAGGGTGTATCCCCCGACGACTTCACGCTCGAGGCAGCGGTGCCGCTCCTGGCCGAGCGCGCGCTGACCGCCAAGCCCGCGAAGGGCCGGCGCGGGGCGGCGAAGCGCGGCGCGGCATCGTCGCCGCGCTCCACCACGCGCACGGCAAAGTCGGCGGCTACGAAGGCGTCCGCGGCGAAGAAGCCCTCAACCGCCAAGCCGAAGTCGAAGACGGCGGCGAGCGCAAAGAAGGCCGCCGCGAAGAAGGCGACGACGCGGCGGGCGGCTCCGAAGTAG